A section of the Clostridium omnivorum genome encodes:
- a CDS encoding LysR family transcriptional regulator, protein MDIKQLVIFTTIVEEGNITAAAKKLHIAQPALSNQLKLMEEELGTKLMNRGSRKMTLTDAGEILYRKAKHISALTQSIHKEITDYNNGLAGTLRIGITPMVDSTLINGNLINFNKENPQIKYELYEGSTYEILELLFNGIIEAGIVRTPFNTNGLDIQYWDKEPMIALYNSNYSFLNIEDTISVKDLKGKPIIIVRKLAEILTAACLDEGFEPNIFCLNNYLPVNLLWAQAGLGVAVAPLSALNLVTDKAMNYKIIDVPSFYTQIAIITVKDRYLSAVSKKFLEMVGLDKSFR, encoded by the coding sequence ATGGATATAAAACAACTTGTTATTTTTACTACTATTGTTGAGGAAGGCAATATTACAGCAGCAGCCAAAAAGCTTCATATAGCGCAGCCAGCGCTAAGTAATCAATTAAAATTGATGGAAGAAGAGCTCGGTACTAAGCTTATGAATCGTGGTTCAAGAAAAATGACCCTTACAGATGCAGGAGAGATACTTTATCGTAAAGCAAAGCATATTTCTGCACTTACTCAATCCATACATAAAGAAATTACTGATTATAACAATGGACTGGCAGGAACACTTCGAATTGGCATAACTCCAATGGTTGATAGCACTCTTATCAATGGTAACCTTATAAATTTTAATAAAGAGAATCCTCAAATAAAGTATGAACTTTATGAAGGCAGCACCTATGAAATTCTGGAACTCCTGTTTAATGGAATAATTGAAGCAGGTATAGTTAGAACTCCATTTAATACTAATGGGCTTGACATTCAGTATTGGGATAAAGAACCTATGATTGCATTATACAATTCAAATTATAGCTTTCTAAACATTGAGGATACAATTTCAGTAAAAGACTTAAAGGGTAAACCTATAATAATAGTTCGTAAGCTAGCTGAGATACTTACAGCTGCTTGTTTGGATGAGGGCTTTGAACCTAATATCTTTTGTTTAAATAATTATTTACCAGTGAATCTGCTTTGGGCACAAGCAGGACTTGGTGTTGCAGTAGCCCCATTATCTGCTTTAAACCTTGTAACAGATAAAGCCATGAACTACAAGATTATCGATGTACCATCCTTTTATACGCAAATTGCAATAATTACAGTTAAAGACAGGTATTTATCCGCTGTTTCTAAAAAATTTTTAGAAATGGTGGGCTTAGATAAAAGCTTTCGCTGA
- a CDS encoding GntR family transcriptional regulator, which yields MKWEINSERPVYIQLIEQIQASIVSGNFKPSDKLPSVRELAAEASVNPNTMQKALSELERTGLIYSNRTSGRYITSDLTLIKDLKRKSAKNLILDFLDKMNQLGFEKEEVISMLSEAVKEME from the coding sequence ATGAAATGGGAGATTAATTCTGAAAGGCCGGTTTATATACAATTGATTGAACAAATTCAAGCATCCATAGTCTCTGGCAATTTTAAGCCCTCTGATAAGCTTCCTTCTGTTAGAGAGTTAGCTGCAGAAGCTTCGGTTAATCCTAACACTATGCAAAAGGCACTCTCGGAGCTTGAGCGGACTGGATTAATTTATAGCAATCGAACAAGCGGAAGGTACATTACGTCAGATTTAACATTAATTAAAGACCTAAAGAGGAAATCTGCAAAGAATTTAATACTTGATTTTTTAGATAAAATGAATCAGCTTGGATTTGAAAAAGAAGAAGTAATATCAATGCTGTCAGAAGCAGTAAAGGAGATGGAATAA
- a CDS encoding ABC transporter ATP-binding protein has translation MNTILECEALSKKFSSLDALSNINLKLERGRIIGLLGPNGSGKTTLLKIINGLLVPSEGKIQIAGMEPGVETKKIVSYLPERTYLADWMKVSEIIDFFKDFYDDFDAKKAYDMLQRLQIDPSRKLKTLSKGTKEKVQLILVMSRKAELYCLDEPIGGVDPASRDYILNTIITNYNENATVLISTHLISEIENILDEVIFIKNGTVTLQSSVDDVRAKEGKSIDSLFREVFRC, from the coding sequence ATGAATACAATTTTAGAGTGTGAAGCTCTATCTAAAAAATTTTCTAGCTTAGATGCTCTATCAAATATAAATTTGAAATTGGAGAGGGGACGTATTATTGGATTATTAGGTCCAAATGGAAGTGGAAAAACTACTCTTTTAAAAATAATAAATGGTCTTTTAGTTCCAAGCGAAGGAAAAATTCAAATAGCAGGAATGGAGCCAGGAGTTGAAACTAAAAAAATAGTATCGTATTTGCCAGAGAGAACTTACCTAGCTGACTGGATGAAGGTAAGTGAGATTATAGACTTTTTTAAAGATTTTTATGATGATTTTGATGCTAAGAAGGCTTATGATATGCTTCAGCGTTTGCAGATTGACCCAAGTAGAAAGCTTAAAACTCTATCAAAGGGCACAAAAGAAAAGGTACAGCTTATATTAGTTATGAGCCGCAAAGCAGAGCTTTATTGCTTAGATGAACCTATTGGAGGAGTTGACCCTGCATCAAGAGATTATATTCTTAATACAATTATTACTAACTATAACGAAAATGCTACAGTTTTAATATCCACCCATCTTATTTCAGAGATTGAAAATATACTTGATGAGGTTATATTTATTAAAAATGGAACTGTTACTCTACAATCTTCTGTAGATGATGTAAGAGCAAAGGAAGGTAAATCAATAGATTCATTGTTTAGGGAGGTATTTAGATGTTAA
- a CDS encoding winged helix-turn-helix transcriptional regulator, which produces MKKELPACPVEITLLRIGDKWKVLILRELITGTKRFGELKKSIGIISQKVLTQQLRSMEEDGLVNRKIYAEVPPRVEYSLTEDGYSLKPILDSMVQWGKQYKEKRL; this is translated from the coding sequence ATGAAAAAAGAATTACCTGCTTGTCCAGTTGAAATAACTCTCTTACGTATAGGTGATAAATGGAAGGTATTAATATTAAGAGAACTTATTACTGGCACAAAACGCTTTGGTGAATTGAAAAAATCCATAGGCATAATTAGCCAAAAGGTGCTTACTCAACAGCTTAGATCCATGGAAGAAGATGGACTTGTTAATAGAAAAATATACGCAGAAGTGCCCCCAAGGGTTGAATATTCGCTTACCGAGGATGGCTATAGTTTAAAACCTATACTAGACTCAATGGTACAGTGGGGCAAACAATATAAGGAAAAACGTTTGTAA
- a CDS encoding pyridoxamine 5'-phosphate oxidase family protein yields the protein MNEVVKFLKENPVQYFATIGLDGKPKVRPFQFMIERDGKLYFCTNNQKSVFAQLQKCPYVEVTGSSGKFQWIRLNGKVVFLNDIAIKKAVIESSSLVKSIYKTAENPILEVFYLKDAKAVIADFSGNPPVEYIL from the coding sequence ATGAATGAAGTAGTAAAATTTTTAAAAGAGAATCCTGTACAATACTTTGCAACTATAGGATTAGATGGTAAACCAAAGGTACGTCCTTTTCAGTTTATGATTGAAAGAGATGGAAAGCTCTACTTCTGTACAAATAATCAAAAAAGTGTTTTTGCACAGCTTCAAAAATGCCCATATGTTGAAGTTACAGGCTCAAGTGGTAAATTCCAATGGATTAGACTAAATGGAAAAGTTGTTTTCTTAAATGATATAGCAATTAAAAAGGCTGTTATTGAAAGTAGCTCACTAGTAAAATCCATATATAAAACTGCTGAAAATCCAATTTTAGAAGTGTTTTACCTTAAAGATGCAAAAGCTGTTATAGCTGATTTTTCAGGAAACCCACCTGTAGAATATATTCTTTAA
- the arsM gene encoding arsenite methyltransferase, which translates to MSDFKKADIRNIVRDSYKKIAVGTIKKSGCCGDSSNIKGSAEEIARKIGYSDEEISMVPEGANMGLGCGNPLLLANIKENETVVDLGSGGGFDCFLASKKVGPKGYVIGVDMTPEMLSKARTIAKKNRYTNVDFRLGEIENLPVADNTADVIISNCVINLSPNKQRVYDEAHRVLKKGGRVAISDIVLVRELTEEMKQDEKLYCGUVTGASSVEELELYLEKAGFRQIIIEINEVSEEYAKKWGHNLKVGEYIMSASVKAVKL; encoded by the coding sequence ATGAGTGATTTCAAAAAAGCTGACATTAGAAATATAGTTCGTGATAGTTATAAGAAGATTGCTGTTGGCACTATTAAAAAGTCAGGATGCTGTGGAGATAGCAGTAATATAAAAGGTTCTGCTGAGGAGATAGCCCGTAAAATAGGATATTCTGATGAGGAAATATCAATGGTACCTGAGGGCGCAAATATGGGACTTGGTTGCGGTAATCCTCTGCTATTAGCTAACATAAAAGAGAATGAAACAGTTGTAGACCTTGGGAGTGGAGGGGGCTTTGATTGCTTTTTAGCTTCTAAAAAGGTTGGACCAAAAGGTTATGTTATTGGAGTAGACATGACTCCAGAAATGCTCAGTAAAGCAAGGACTATTGCTAAGAAAAATAGGTATACAAATGTGGATTTTAGATTAGGCGAAATAGAGAATCTGCCAGTAGCTGATAACACTGCGGATGTAATAATATCAAATTGTGTTATAAATTTATCACCAAATAAACAAAGGGTATATGACGAAGCTCACCGTGTGTTGAAAAAAGGTGGAAGAGTAGCTATATCAGATATAGTGTTAGTGAGAGAGCTTACTGAGGAAATGAAGCAGGATGAAAAGCTCTACTGTGGCTGAGTAACAGGTGCATCTTCAGTTGAAGAATTGGAATTGTATCTTGAAAAGGCAGGCTTTAGACAAATTATCATAGAAATTAATGAAGTATCAGAAGAGTATGCAAAAAAGTGGGGACATAATTTAAAAGTTGGAGAATATATTATGTCTGCTTCAGTAAAGGCTGTGAAGTTATAA
- a CDS encoding DUF2935 domain-containing protein, with product MLSNSEYVRQSLELNMFFMRIAKEHSIFLEAGFTTKNPQLINRAEQLKNVFSQLLVENIRLSNGIISPEVAKSGEFVTDLTLEAERETQYYAGIAIDPNITRMETMVLGTENGRITPSLVRMVNDLNNRAIYAAEQLAAFKKGLLQDVLACKVFTTNYPLLLDHILREAIFYLRLLRKLQNREEADLTREAAYQETFWNRIMAEHSKFIRGLLDPTEVKLFNTANDFGEKFDKLTAEAKELSSNLNLLPAVTSRSLNNTEDLRDFKRQGTEGLIQCKIKSIAYPLLGDHVVREANHYIRILNDFKKIQARS from the coding sequence ATGCTGTCAAATAGTGAGTATGTAAGGCAATCCCTAGAGCTAAACATGTTTTTTATGAGAATAGCAAAAGAGCATTCTATATTTTTAGAGGCTGGATTTACTACTAAAAATCCTCAATTAATTAACAGGGCAGAACAGCTTAAGAATGTATTTAGTCAATTACTGGTTGAAAACATAAGATTATCTAATGGAATTATAAGTCCCGAAGTAGCAAAATCAGGTGAGTTTGTAACTGACTTAACCTTAGAAGCAGAACGTGAAACACAATATTATGCAGGAATTGCAATAGACCCCAATATAACAAGAATGGAGACTATGGTATTAGGTACTGAAAATGGTCGTATTACTCCAAGTCTTGTAAGAATGGTAAATGATCTGAATAACCGAGCAATTTATGCCGCTGAACAGCTAGCTGCTTTTAAGAAGGGCCTTCTTCAAGATGTGCTTGCCTGCAAAGTCTTTACAACAAATTACCCTCTTCTACTTGATCATATACTTAGAGAAGCTATATTTTATTTAAGATTGCTTAGAAAATTGCAAAATCGTGAAGAAGCAGATTTAACTCGAGAAGCTGCTTATCAAGAGACCTTTTGGAATAGAATTATGGCAGAGCATTCAAAGTTTATTCGCGGTCTATTGGATCCTACTGAGGTAAAGTTATTTAATACCGCAAATGATTTTGGAGAGAAGTTTGATAAACTTACTGCTGAAGCAAAAGAGCTTTCTAGTAATTTGAATCTTCTTCCAGCAGTAACCTCTAGGAGTCTTAATAATACGGAGGATTTAAGAGATTTTAAGAGACAAGGAACTGAAGGATTAATTCAATGTAAGATTAAATCTATAGCTTACCCTCTTTTAGGAGATCATGTCGTAAGAGAAGCAAATCATTATATTAGAATACTAAATGACTTCAAAAAAATTCAAGCAAGAAGTTAA
- a CDS encoding nitroreductase family protein, whose protein sequence is MSDLKGLIEKRRSPNNFIEGIKIPKEDFQEIFELLKLAPSCFNIQHANYLVITDEDKKEALREAAFNQYKIHTASAAILVLGDKDAYKKSDKIYSGMLNLKMISQFDYDQMINDINNLYEGRGKEFQRDEAIRNASLSAMMFMLIAKDKGWDTCPMIGFDQNRVRELFNIPENLEIVMLITMGKEDTKKTRLRGYRRPVGEYVSFESFK, encoded by the coding sequence ATGTCAGATTTAAAAGGTTTAATTGAGAAGAGAAGATCACCTAACAATTTTATTGAAGGAATTAAAATTCCTAAAGAAGACTTTCAAGAAATATTTGAACTCTTGAAATTAGCACCTTCCTGTTTTAACATACAGCATGCTAATTATTTAGTAATTACTGATGAAGATAAGAAAGAGGCATTAAGAGAAGCAGCTTTTAATCAATACAAAATACATACAGCTTCTGCTGCTATCCTTGTACTCGGAGACAAAGATGCTTATAAGAAATCAGATAAAATATATTCTGGTATGTTAAACTTGAAGATGATATCCCAGTTTGACTATGACCAAATGATTAATGATATTAACAATTTATACGAGGGAAGAGGAAAAGAATTTCAAAGGGATGAGGCTATAAGAAACGCATCTTTATCTGCAATGATGTTCATGCTCATAGCAAAAGACAAGGGATGGGATACATGTCCAATGATAGGCTTTGATCAAAATAGAGTACGTGAATTATTTAATATTCCTGAAAACCTTGAAATTGTTATGTTAATTACTATGGGAAAAGAAGATACTAAGAAGACCAGATTAAGAGGATATAGAAGGCCAGTTGGTGAATATGTATCCTTTGAAAGCTTTAAATAG
- a CDS encoding N-acetylmuramoyl-L-alanine amidase family protein: MIKKTQIKKVILMAAAVVAIGFYNRTQYSTAVNSNGYEKDLKSIEVNSVENAILLASNVNITNKPMVKKQTVVVIDAGHGGYDIGAIGGRKTREKNVTLPIALKLGSILESKGIKVLYTRKSDNVAWPKNIKADLKARTEISNKANADLFISIHANSSIFRSAKGMETYYAPQNSKAKSLAGSIQNQLVKNIKLSNRGIKSDNYYVFKNTKATSVLVELAFITNSQEEGMLNNSSYQNKYASSIAAGILNYLGK; this comes from the coding sequence ATGATCAAAAAGACACAAATAAAAAAAGTAATCCTTATGGCAGCAGCTGTTGTTGCCATAGGATTTTATAATAGAACGCAATATTCAACAGCTGTAAATTCTAACGGTTATGAGAAGGATTTAAAATCAATTGAAGTAAACTCTGTAGAAAATGCTATTTTACTTGCCAGTAACGTAAATATAACAAATAAGCCTATGGTTAAAAAACAAACTGTAGTGGTAATAGATGCAGGACATGGTGGATATGATATTGGAGCTATTGGAGGCAGAAAAACAAGAGAAAAGAATGTAACCCTTCCAATAGCTTTAAAATTAGGTAGTATTCTTGAAAGTAAAGGAATAAAGGTTTTATATACTAGAAAATCAGATAATGTAGCTTGGCCAAAGAATATAAAAGCAGATTTAAAAGCTAGAACAGAGATATCAAATAAGGCAAATGCAGATTTATTTATTAGTATACATGCCAATAGCTCTATTTTTAGAAGCGCTAAAGGTATGGAGACTTATTATGCTCCACAAAATAGTAAAGCTAAGTCATTAGCAGGTAGCATTCAAAACCAATTGGTTAAAAATATTAAGCTTTCTAATAGGGGTATCAAAAGCGATAATTATTATGTATTTAAGAATACAAAGGCAACCTCAGTATTGGTTGAACTAGCATTCATTACAAATTCTCAAGAAGAGGGAATGTTAAATAATTCAAGCTATCAAAATAAATATGCTTCTTCTATTGCAGCTGGGATATTAAACTATCTAGGAAAATAG
- a CDS encoding spore coat protein, producing the protein MSWINNLFGNNNSYTMNEGDIAIELLIASKAEIDQLTKAVIEAVNPDLRDILRNQLDACINEHYRLVDIVSNKGWYKTYSNPQNQIKQDLNQIQDIIGSTQ; encoded by the coding sequence ATGTCTTGGATAAATAATTTGTTTGGAAATAATAATTCATATACAATGAATGAGGGAGACATTGCAATTGAACTGCTAATTGCTTCAAAAGCTGAGATTGATCAGCTTACTAAGGCTGTTATTGAAGCTGTTAATCCTGACCTTAGGGATATACTTAGAAACCAATTAGATGCATGTATTAATGAACATTATAGACTAGTAGATATAGTATCTAACAAGGGCTGGTATAAAACTTATTCCAATCCACAGAATCAGATAAAGCAAGATTTGAATCAAATACAAGATATAATAGGAAGTACACAATAA
- a CDS encoding HD domain-containing protein, whose amino-acid sequence MDNKQTYFKEMEEHLMEDHKPSDYFNSIKEKTEFKNTFPFKMLADLVNTPQNEKYHPEGSVWNHTMLVLDEAAKRKTDSEDPKAFMWSALLHDIGKAPTTKLRKGRITSYDHDKVGEDMAANFLKEYYKDREFIDKVSAIVRWHMQPLFVLKELPFADIKSMVKDIDIEEVALFSLCDRLGRGGKLDNEIEKEKENNEKFLRRCKKYLN is encoded by the coding sequence ATGGATAATAAACAAACATATTTTAAAGAAATGGAAGAACATCTAATGGAGGATCATAAGCCCTCTGATTATTTTAATAGTATAAAGGAAAAAACAGAGTTTAAGAATACCTTTCCTTTTAAAATGCTAGCAGATTTAGTGAATACACCTCAAAATGAAAAATATCATCCTGAGGGATCTGTTTGGAATCATACCATGCTGGTTTTGGATGAAGCCGCGAAAAGAAAGACAGACAGTGAGGATCCAAAGGCTTTTATGTGGAGTGCGCTATTGCATGATATAGGAAAGGCACCCACTACAAAGCTAAGAAAAGGAAGGATAACCTCTTATGATCATGATAAAGTAGGAGAAGATATGGCTGCTAATTTTCTGAAAGAATACTATAAAGATAGAGAGTTTATTGATAAAGTTTCAGCCATAGTTAGGTGGCATATGCAGCCGCTGTTTGTACTTAAGGAGCTGCCCTTTGCAGATATAAAATCAATGGTAAAGGATATTGACATAGAAGAAGTAGCTCTTTTTTCATTGTGCGATAGATTAGGAAGAGGCGGCAAGCTGGATAATGAAATTGAAAAGGAAAAAGAAAACAATGAGAAGTTTTTAAGAAGGTGTAAAAAGTATCTTAATTAA
- a CDS encoding ABC transporter substrate-binding protein — MKKVKFLVTGLLVVSMLAGVGCSKKEDTSKTSTEKTKLVWAGWSGEEEANKGIIKDIINTYNTSKDNAEISWVGWPWANTLQQLIIRTQSKQELDVAQVDMAWLATLAKMDVLVDLNEVLDKDWMKENISPAALNSGNIGGKQLAVPWTQASIGMVYNPTILKNAGVTKVPETVAEFEEALKKIKAYDKNIIPYAAATKEAGSISKDMNAWFWTFGGQYIDDSGKVVINSEANEKALTWYKGLKDNGYIAMDLTRFDARQLFAQNKVAFYDDAILAKGIANKNGVATDKLDSTIQPMLRPVLKAGDKPQSTLWGHQLVIFKSSKDKAKAADFIKYLIGKDTAIKYFTATGSVPVVKSAIEDDKVKNDKWSSQWLKTTETGKKAETQKYENDSQLSTIVTEEIQNTLLGTKTPKKALEDAEKRLKENLN; from the coding sequence ATGAAAAAAGTTAAGTTTTTAGTTACAGGACTTTTAGTTGTGAGTATGTTAGCTGGAGTAGGCTGTAGCAAGAAAGAAGATACAAGTAAAACTAGCACTGAGAAAACTAAGTTGGTATGGGCAGGCTGGTCAGGTGAAGAAGAAGCAAATAAAGGGATTATAAAAGATATAATTAACACTTATAATACTTCCAAAGATAATGCTGAGATATCCTGGGTAGGATGGCCTTGGGCAAATACTTTGCAGCAGTTAATAATAAGAACACAAAGTAAACAAGAGCTTGATGTTGCTCAGGTTGACATGGCATGGCTAGCTACTTTAGCTAAAATGGATGTATTGGTTGACTTAAATGAAGTACTTGATAAGGATTGGATGAAGGAGAACATAAGTCCAGCAGCTTTAAACTCTGGAAATATTGGAGGAAAGCAGCTAGCAGTTCCATGGACTCAAGCATCAATAGGAATGGTATATAACCCTACAATACTAAAAAATGCAGGGGTAACTAAAGTACCAGAAACAGTTGCAGAATTTGAAGAAGCTCTTAAAAAGATTAAAGCTTATGACAAAAATATAATACCTTATGCAGCAGCTACTAAGGAAGCTGGAAGTATTTCTAAGGATATGAATGCTTGGTTCTGGACTTTTGGTGGACAGTACATTGATGATAGTGGAAAGGTAGTTATAAACAGTGAAGCTAATGAAAAGGCATTAACCTGGTATAAAGGGTTAAAGGACAATGGATACATTGCAATGGATCTAACTAGATTTGATGCAAGACAGTTATTTGCTCAAAATAAAGTTGCTTTCTATGACGATGCTATATTAGCAAAAGGAATAGCAAATAAAAACGGAGTTGCTACTGATAAATTAGATTCCACAATTCAACCAATGTTAAGGCCAGTATTAAAAGCAGGGGATAAACCACAATCAACATTATGGGGACATCAATTAGTAATATTCAAGAGTTCTAAAGACAAAGCAAAGGCTGCAGATTTTATAAAATATTTAATAGGTAAAGACACAGCTATAAAGTATTTTACTGCTACAGGATCTGTACCAGTAGTAAAATCAGCAATTGAAGATGACAAGGTTAAAAATGATAAATGGTCAAGTCAGTGGTTAAAGACTACAGAAACAGGTAAGAAGGCAGAAACACAAAAATACGAAAATGATAGCCAGTTATCAACTATTGTTACCGAGGAAATCCAAAACACACTTCTAGGAACCAAAACACCTAAAAAAGCTTTGGAGGATGCGGAAAAAAGGCTTAAAGAAAATTTAAACTAG
- a CDS encoding carbohydrate ABC transporter permease produces MNLFSQQKLQGDIKKDRLTDGQFGFLLLLPALIVFSVIVLYPFISAVASSFFKADMLTTKRTFIGLDNFKSILMDPNFLKILMNTFIFVVGTTLLSFVLGFIWAILLNQGFRGSEILRGITLVNWIIPGTAIGFLWMWIFHGQFGVLNYVLKSLGIIKDNITWLADPKFSMLAVIIARTWQYMPWFMALLIGGLKGISYDMIEAARIDGANNFKVFTKIILPSMKNIIYFVLLLGTIAGLQHFDIIWVMTTGGPGISTTTLSVEVYKTAFQNWNLGRASAIGTIWVIILSVFMVLYLKLQKES; encoded by the coding sequence ATGAATCTCTTTTCACAACAAAAATTGCAGGGGGATATAAAGAAGGATAGATTAACGGATGGCCAATTTGGCTTTCTGTTACTCCTTCCAGCACTTATAGTTTTTTCAGTTATTGTTTTATATCCGTTTATATCAGCGGTTGCTAGTAGTTTTTTTAAAGCAGATATGTTAACTACGAAAAGGACCTTTATAGGGCTAGATAATTTCAAAAGCATACTTATGGACCCTAACTTTCTAAAAATATTGATGAACACGTTTATATTTGTTGTAGGGACAACCTTGTTATCCTTCGTTTTAGGGTTTATTTGGGCAATATTATTAAATCAAGGCTTTAGAGGATCGGAAATTCTAAGAGGAATAACTCTAGTTAACTGGATAATACCAGGAACAGCTATAGGCTTTCTTTGGATGTGGATATTCCATGGACAATTTGGAGTTTTAAACTACGTATTAAAAAGTTTAGGAATTATAAAAGATAATATTACCTGGCTGGCAGATCCTAAGTTTTCTATGCTGGCAGTTATTATAGCAAGAACATGGCAGTACATGCCTTGGTTTATGGCTTTGCTTATAGGAGGTTTAAAGGGGATATCCTATGACATGATAGAAGCAGCTAGGATAGATGGAGCAAATAATTTTAAGGTTTTCACTAAGATAATATTACCCTCAATGAAAAATATAATTTACTTTGTTTTGTTACTTGGAACTATAGCAGGACTACAGCATTTTGATATTATATGGGTTATGACTACAGGAGGTCCTGGTATATCTACCACAACATTATCGGTTGAAGTTTATAAGACTGCCTTCCAAAACTGGAATTTAGGCAGAGCTTCAGCTATAGGAACAATCTGGGTTATTATTTTATCAGTATTTATGGTTTTATATTTAAAACTACAAAAGGAAAGTTAA
- a CDS encoding carbohydrate ABC transporter permease, which translates to MSEYKLFDNKSKGFKVFFILSMLVVGLFVLFPLYWIIITALKPATEAFNVNPSFFPKHITFENFKQVITDKRILTYLKNSLFVSFTSSFITTVLCIYAGYSFSKFRYRGRNSFMLLVMTAQMFPFAVLLLTIYTVMRRLNLLDNYISLILSFVTFTLPMGTLTLKSYFDEIPDSLIESGSIDGASRFTIMHKIIFPLVVPGVISTAIYGFVWSWNDLLYSLTLVTSASKRTLAPGLSLTYMGEFQNNWSNMMAASIFVSIPVALIFIFLQRYFIQGITSGSVKG; encoded by the coding sequence ATGTCTGAATATAAGTTATTTGATAATAAAAGTAAAGGCTTCAAAGTTTTCTTTATACTTTCTATGCTTGTTGTAGGATTATTTGTGTTATTTCCACTATACTGGATAATAATAACTGCACTGAAACCAGCAACGGAAGCTTTTAATGTTAATCCAAGTTTTTTTCCAAAGCATATAACCTTTGAGAATTTTAAACAGGTTATAACCGATAAAAGAATATTGACTTATTTAAAAAATAGCTTATTTGTTTCCTTTACTAGCTCATTTATAACTACAGTTTTATGTATTTATGCGGGATACAGTTTTTCAAAATTTAGGTACAGAGGAAGAAATTCATTTATGCTATTAGTTATGACTGCTCAAATGTTTCCTTTTGCGGTACTTTTGCTTACAATATATACAGTAATGCGTAGGCTTAACCTTTTAGATAACTATATATCTCTAATTTTATCCTTTGTAACCTTTACTTTACCAATGGGCACATTAACGTTAAAGTCTTATTTTGATGAAATTCCTGACTCACTGATTGAATCAGGCAGTATAGATGGTGCATCAAGGTTTACTATAATGCATAAAATAATATTTCCATTAGTTGTACCAGGAGTGATATCCACAGCAATATATGGCTTTGTATGGAGCTGGAATGATTTATTATACTCCTTGACACTTGTAACTTCAGCAAGTAAAAGAACATTAGCACCAGGGCTTTCTCTTACCTATATGGGAGAATTTCAAAATAACTGGTCCAATATGATGGCAGCATCGATTTTTGTATCTATACCTGTAGCATTAATATTTATTTTCTTGCAGAGGTATTTTATTCAAGGAATAACATCTGGTTCAGTTAAGGGATAA